From the genome of Pseudomonas sihuiensis:
CGCCTGCATGACCAAGGTGGTCAGCGGCGAACTGCAGCACGGCGATGTTTATCTTTCGGCCAAAGAAAAAGACAGCGGCACGTTGATCATGCCGTGTGTATCGGGTTGCCGCTCTGAAACGCTGATTCTGGATATCTAATGGGTGTCTGATGTTGAAACTTTACGATTACGAGTTATCCGGAAACTGCTTCAAGGTGCGTTTGCTGCTATCGATTCTGGGCGTGCAATACGAAACCGAAGTGGTCGAGTTCCACCCGGGGCGTGAACATAAGCGCCCTGCATTTCTGCGCATCAATCCTATGGGTCAATTACCAGTTTTGCAGAATGGCGAAAAGATCATTCGCGACTCCCAGGCCATTCTGGTTTATCTGGCATCAATATTTGATCCGAGTCGCAAATGGTATCCGCTGGATCAACCGGAGGTGTTGGGTGATATCCAGGTGTGGCTGGCATTTGCCGATAGTCTGACCGGATCACTTTCTGCCGCACGTTTACATGAGTTGTTCATGTATGACTTCGACGCCGACGCCTGTCGCGCGCGTGCTCAAACATTATTGGAGGTGATGGATAAACATCTGTGGATCAATCGCCAACAGGATTTCAAGTTTCTCTGTCCACTGGCGCACGCGACTATTGCCGATATTGCCTGCTTTCCCTATGTGGCCATGGCCGATGAAGCCGGGCTTTCGTTGCAGGATTATCCCTCGGTGCGTCTCTGGCTGGATGAAGTCAGACGTATTCCAGGCTTTACCGTAATGGCCGGCATATTCCCGGCCGGCAAACCCTGATTACTCTTATCGTCAGAACATCAAAAGACGTGGCTACTTGCCCCGCACTATAACCATAACAGCGGTTCTGACAGCACGTTGCCCTACCACTCTGCCTTGTTACACCACTTAGTAATCAACAGGAGTTTTGCAGATGGTCATATATACCCCGCCTTCAGTGGCCAAAAACATTCCGGTTATCGATCTGGCGGACAGCTTTTCCCACGATATCGAGAAGCGCAAGGCAGTAGCCTGGGAAATTCATAAGGCGGCACGGCAGACCGGTTTCTTTTATATTAAAAACCATGGCGTACCGGTAGAACTGCAGAAAGCGCAGTTTGATGTAGCCAAGGAATATTTCAAAACGCCGCTGCACGAAAAAATGTTGGTCAACTCGAAAAACTCCAGTTGCCTGCGAGGGTATGAACCGATTGCGGCGCAAATTCTCGATGAAGGTTCGCCGCCCGATCTGAAAGAAGGGTTTCTGCTGG
Proteins encoded in this window:
- a CDS encoding glutathione S-transferase family protein gives rise to the protein MLKLYDYELSGNCFKVRLLLSILGVQYETEVVEFHPGREHKRPAFLRINPMGQLPVLQNGEKIIRDSQAILVYLASIFDPSRKWYPLDQPEVLGDIQVWLAFADSLTGSLSAARLHELFMYDFDADACRARAQTLLEVMDKHLWINRQQDFKFLCPLAHATIADIACFPYVAMADEAGLSLQDYPSVRLWLDEVRRIPGFTVMAGIFPAGKP